CGGTCTTTCAATTCAAGACCAACAATCTCCGTATAGAAACGCAGCGTGGTCTCTAGATCACGAACGGCAATGCCGACGTGGTCAATGCGCTTTTGAAAACTCATAATCCAAATCCTCCTTTATATGCAGTGAATCTTTTCTACCATTTTAAGGGATATCATAGGGCTGTACCACGAGGTTGTCAAATAAGATTTTAATTTGGAAAAATTATAATTGTTCACAGAATGTTCACTTATGAGGAGGGGTTCGTCATCTCTATAATTACGAAGGTAAACAGAGAGGATGAGAGAATTGCCAACAACGAAGAAAGAACAGATTATTTTTGGAATGATGATGTGCACAGGAATGGTCATCGTCATGATGGCCTTCAATTTATGGCACAATGGGTTATTGAGCAAGATGTCCGCGCTTGAAATACTGCTTCAGTTCATATTGTGCTTTGTCATTGCATTTCTGGTGGAGTCTTTTATTGTCGGACCTGTAGCGCGAAAAATTGCATTTTCCTTACCTTTTGACAAGTCCAACAAAATCCTGGGCGTGCTGGCTATGTCATTTTTCATGGTCATTGGAATGGTTCTGATCATGTCCTTGTACGGAATGATTTCCGCTTATCTTGCGAATCAGTTAAATGGAGCATCCGTACTAAGTACGTATCTTCATACGATTGCTCGTAATTTTAGCCTGGCGCTTCCTTACCAAATTATTATTCTGGGACCACTCGTTCGATATGTATTCGGTAAATTCATTAAGGATAAAGGGAGTGTAGTCCCCACAACCTAAATAACGTTAGTTCCGATTTAGAGCATCTGAAAGTATTTCCTGGGCAATCGTCCACTGCACTAAGATAAAGAAGTAATTGTTCATTTTCAAATCAAAAAAGGCCTCGTAGCATTCACGCTACGAAGCCTATCTTTTTACCAGCTATGATTAATGGAATTTAATTTATCTTCTGTTCGGTAGATATTACGATGCTGAACTCACGGTATGCCTGCGCTGCCATTGATACGCGATCACGCTGATAATCAGCAGACCAACTGCAAAAATGGCAAGCATCCACGCCGACTGGTTAACTTCCAGATGGTCCAAACTCCAGCCTGTAACCAAAGGCAGAATGGCACCACCAACACCACCTGATGCAATCAGGATGCTGGGCGTTGATTCTTCTGTTCCAGGCAGCATTTTGCTGGCGAAGACGAGGGCAATGGAGAACACGCCCGATAGTGCGAGCCCGAGCAACAGGATGATCAGAAATGCCGACCAGATCTGGTTGGTAAAAGGAAAGATCATCAGCAGTACAACTGCTGCAAGGCAACTGTACAGAACGTAGACGCGATATTGGAATTTCTCCGCAATATATCCGGCAAACAGTCGTCCAACAGACATGGCGATCCAGAAGCAGGTAACACTAAGCGCAGCACCTGCTTCCTTCATGTTCATTTTCTCAATCAGAATGGCTGGCATGAAGTTGGCAAGGCTCATTTCGGTGCCGACATAGAGAAAGAAAAATAGAACAAATAAAGACAGAAGAGCCAAATTACGGCCGCGATAGGTTGAACGAGTTGGTTTAATGTCTGCAGGATTCATTCCATTTGGCAATTCAGCAGCGTGAGTGTGTCCAGGGGTCTGGTCTGAGTTACGTCGACTCAGTTCGTTGTTCAGCTCACCGAATGAACTTTTGGCCCAGAAGATAAAAGTCATCGCTGCACAGACGGCAACCACGAGGAACGACATGCGCCAGTACCCGGCAGAAATCAGACCGCTGGCAATGAGCGGCATGACCATAGCGCCGATACCAAATAAAACTTCGAGTCGGCTCATGGCAACCGCCGTATTATCTTTAATTGCAGCAATGATGATTGTACCGATGACAGCCTCGATCATGCCGAATCCGAACCCAGCTGCAGGTGCAATGACGAACATCCAGCCCCAAGGAGGCAGCAGCATATAGGATAACTCTGCAATGCAGAGCAGAGCTGTAGCAATTAATATGCCACCTCGTTTACCAAAGCGTTTATTCAACCACGGAGATAACAGTACACCACCCAGGAACCCGGCAAATTGGGCAAATATCAGTGTGCCTCCCTGACTATAATCCTTGCCATAATGTTCAAGGGCAACGGGCAGGATGGAGCCGAGAACGACGTGGGCAAGTCCGATGAGGAAATAGGACAAGCATCCAATCCAAAGCAATTTTTTCATGAAGAAAAACTCCTTCTAGATATTATGTTATGTAGTAAGTCTGCCATTCAGGAGTATTTCCTAAAAACAAACAATCTCTATCATAACAGGACATGTAAGGGTGTGCACGGATAACTTGCAATGGAGGCTAAAGTTCGTATATACTGAAAAACAACAATTACAGATCGGACCATGCCGTTGAAGAGCATCCAACTCGGAGGCGTTTTCGCCAGGGGAGCGTTATTCCCCAAGTTAACCGGAACCGCCCGTTATCGCGGACCAAGAGGCTGAACCAGAATATTCTGGTTTGGCAAGTTGGGTGGCACCGCGAGCAGAGCGCTCCTCGTCCCAAGGGATGAGGGCGCTCTTTGTATTTTTACAGCCAAAGGAGACGGTGACCATGTTGGAAATGAAGTGGATTCGGGAGCATGCAGAAGAGGTGCAAGCTGCGGCAGTTGGCAAGAGAATGGATATCAGTATTCGTGAATTGTTGGAACGGGACGAAGAGCGCAGAGCACTTTTACTGGAGACGGAAGAAGGGCGTAGAGTTCGTAATTCGTTATCTGCAGATATCGGCAGACTGATGCAAGCTGGTGAGCGTGAACAGGCCGAGGGTTTAAGGGAACAGGTGAAACAGCTGAATGGTCAGTTAGAGCAAGTTGAAGCCAAGCTTGCCGTTATGCAAGAGGAAGTGACAAGGCTGCAATGGTTGGTACCCAATGTTGTATCGCCAGACACGCCAGTGGGTGCATCGGATGAGGATAATGTGGAGCTGAGACGTGTGGGTGAGCTGCCGGTATTCGATTATGAGGCCAAGGATCACGTGGAACTCGGTGAACGGCATGATCTAATCGACATCCCCCGTGGGGTGAAAATCGGCGGAACACGAAGCTATGTGCTCAAAGGAGCAGGGCTTCTCCTGCACCGGGCTGTACAGCAACTTGCGCTTGATCTGCTGTTGAAACATGGATTTACGCCAATGGAAGTTCCATTGATGGTGAGGGAGAATACACTCTTGAACACGGGGTTCTTCCCCACAGGACGGGATCAGGTCTATGAATTAGTAGGCGAGAACAAGTGGCTGGTGGGAACATCGGAAGTGCCGCTGGTTTCGTATTATGCGGATGAGATTGTGGATGTGCAGGAGCCAATCAAGCTGGCAGCCACATCGACATGTTTCCGCAGTGAGGTTGGCTCAGGCGGGCGGGATGTACGCGGATTGTACCGGGTGCATCAATTTGCCAAAGTGGAACAAGTCATTATCTGTGCACCGGATGCGGAAGAATCGGAGCGAATGCTGCAGGAAATTACAGGACACGCCGAGGAGTTACTGCAATTGCTGGAACTGCCTTATCGTGTTGTGGCTGTGTGTACAGGGGATATGTCGCAGAAAACGTACAAACAGTACGATATTGAGACCTGGATGCCAAGCCGCAATGCTTACGGGGAGACACATTCGTCGTCGAATCTGCATGATTTCCAGGCTCGGCGTTCGAATATTCGTTGTCGCGATGCCCAAGGTAAGCTTGCCTACTGCCATACGTTGAACAATACGGCTGTGGCTTCGCCACGCATACTGATTCCATTGCTGGAGAATCATCAGCAGGCGGATGGGAGCATTCGTATTCCAGCCGCACTTCAGCCCTATATGGGCGGTGCTGAATATTTGGTTTTGGCGCACTAGGATGAAGAGGTTTAAAAGGATTACAAGCTGTGTGGAGAAGTAAAAAGGGAACCCTTGTGAGGGTTCCTTTTTGTTTTACCTGTGATGTTGGGACCAGTGGAGAGTGTTCAGCGCTTTTATGGTACGGTTACCGCAGTACAGGAATGCGGGAAATGGCCAAACCAGATGGGTATGTCACACAGCTGTAACGTACAGATTGTATAGTAGAATGCAGTTTGGAAAGGAGGCGCAGATATGAACCTGCTACTCGCGGATGATGAGCCGTTGATGCTGCAAATATTAAAAGCCTATTTCGTTAAAGAGGGCTTTCTGGTGTTTTTAGCCGAGGATGGGGAAGCAGCCCTGAATCTCTTTTATAATAATCAAATCGATTTGGCGGTTTTGGATTGGATGATGCCAGGACGCAGCGGTGTTGAGGTGTGCCGGGAAATCAAGCGTACGAGTCGTGCGAAGGTACTGCTGCTGACAGCCAAAGGGGAATCGGATGATGAATTTCTTGCCTTGAAGGCCGGGGCGGATGATTATCTGCGCAAGCCGTTTGATTCGCGTATCCTGCTATTGCGTGTAAAGAAGCTGCTGCAACTTTCCTCCAAAATCATTGTGGGAGAACTGACTGTCGATCTGGAAGGCCAGAAGGTTTACCGTCGTGGAGTGGATGTAGGGGCTACCCATAAGGAATTCGAATTAATGAAGGTTCTGGGAATGAATAAGGGGCAGATCGTAACCCGTAAAATATTGCTGGATCAGGTGTGGGGTTTCGATTACTTCGGCGAGGAGCGTACGGTAGACACTCATATCCGCAGACTGCGTGAGAAAATTGGAGAAGATTCAATCAAAACGTACCGGGGAATGGGCTATTGCCTAGAGGATCAAGATGAGTAAACTGACCCGTAAACTGCTCGTGCGCATAATCAGTGCATTGTGTGTTGTCTTCTTCCTATCCTTTATCGTCAATACGTTTTTCCTGCCTAGCTATTTTTTGTATCAGAAAAAGCAGAAGTTGGCCGAGTTAACGACTGAAATCTCTGCTTCAGAACATGGCGATCAGCTATCACGGATTGAGAGTCTTGAAACGCAATACGAGGTCGCTATCGCTTATGCATCGTTGAAGGATAGTGTGAATGATATTAACGATCAATTGTTATTTCAATATAACCGCAAGGGAATTGCCCTTAGTAAATTTTGGCTGACAGAAGAGAGTATCTCTGCGCTGCGTGAGGGTGCCAGGGTTAATAAATTCTATGATCAGACCAAGCTGAAATCAAGCTTTCTCGTGAACTTTGTGAAGGTGGGGGATTCCGTGTTTGCTGTCGGCGAATCCATCTCCCATTCATCGGAGACGATTCGAATCATTAATCAGTTCAATGCGTACATATGGCTCGGTATGCTGCTGTTGCTTATCCTGCTTTCCGTGCTGTATACCGCCCGGATCGTTAAACCGCTCGCAAAGCTAAGCGAAACGGCTGAAGCCATTTCCAATTTATCGTTTACGAGGGTTGATATAAAGACAGGTGATGAGATTGAGTCTTTAGGGCGTAGCATCAATGTGATGAGCGACAAATTACAGCAGGCGCAACATTCTTTGGAGATAAAAAATGCCAATCTGCGAACGTTCATCTCGGATATCTCGCATGAATTGAAAACACCGCTTTCCCTGATTCGAGTTTATGCCTCTGGTATTCAGGATGGCTTAGATGACGGAACCTATGCTGGAGTAATTCAGCAACAGAGCGAAGAGCTGGCTGGTTTAATTGACCGTCTGTTGGAGCTATCCCGTCTG
This window of the Paenibacillus marchantiae genome carries:
- a CDS encoding response regulator transcription factor, with the translated sequence MNLLLADDEPLMLQILKAYFVKEGFLVFLAEDGEAALNLFYNNQIDLAVLDWMMPGRSGVEVCREIKRTSRAKVLLLTAKGESDDEFLALKAGADDYLRKPFDSRILLLRVKKLLQLSSKIIVGELTVDLEGQKVYRRGVDVGATHKEFELMKVLGMNKGQIVTRKILLDQVWGFDYFGEERTVDTHIRRLREKIGEDSIKTYRGMGYCLEDQDE
- a CDS encoding sensor histidine kinase, with the protein product MSKLTRKLLVRIISALCVVFFLSFIVNTFFLPSYFLYQKKQKLAELTTEISASEHGDQLSRIESLETQYEVAIAYASLKDSVNDINDQLLFQYNRKGIALSKFWLTEESISALREGARVNKFYDQTKLKSSFLVNFVKVGDSVFAVGESISHSSETIRIINQFNAYIWLGMLLLLILLSVLYTARIVKPLAKLSETAEAISNLSFTRVDIKTGDEIESLGRSINVMSDKLQQAQHSLEIKNANLRTFISDISHELKTPLSLIRVYASGIQDGLDDGTYAGVIQQQSEELAGLIDRLLELSRLQAEVYDFEPVDLRQLLKETLHTYETVFQQHGLHVEVEDRWTAETWVLADRRKLESVLHNWMTNAVKYTSGDRITITLELKGEAAHFGIANETDKEEHEQWDQVWEPFYVMDSSRSKKFSGTGLGLSIARTILENHHADYGLSVADGEVMFYFSLPLIQR
- a CDS encoding MFS transporter → MKKLLWIGCLSYFLIGLAHVVLGSILPVALEHYGKDYSQGGTLIFAQFAGFLGGVLLSPWLNKRFGKRGGILIATALLCIAELSYMLLPPWGWMFVIAPAAGFGFGMIEAVIGTIIIAAIKDNTAVAMSRLEVLFGIGAMVMPLIASGLISAGYWRMSFLVVAVCAAMTFIFWAKSSFGELNNELSRRNSDQTPGHTHAAELPNGMNPADIKPTRSTYRGRNLALLSLFVLFFFLYVGTEMSLANFMPAILIEKMNMKEAGAALSVTCFWIAMSVGRLFAGYIAEKFQYRVYVLYSCLAAVVLLMIFPFTNQIWSAFLIILLLGLALSGVFSIALVFASKMLPGTEESTPSILIASGGVGGAILPLVTGWSLDHLEVNQSAWMLAIFAVGLLIISVIAYQWQRRHTVSSAS
- the serS gene encoding serine--tRNA ligase, which produces MLEMKWIREHAEEVQAAAVGKRMDISIRELLERDEERRALLLETEEGRRVRNSLSADIGRLMQAGEREQAEGLREQVKQLNGQLEQVEAKLAVMQEEVTRLQWLVPNVVSPDTPVGASDEDNVELRRVGELPVFDYEAKDHVELGERHDLIDIPRGVKIGGTRSYVLKGAGLLLHRAVQQLALDLLLKHGFTPMEVPLMVRENTLLNTGFFPTGRDQVYELVGENKWLVGTSEVPLVSYYADEIVDVQEPIKLAATSTCFRSEVGSGGRDVRGLYRVHQFAKVEQVIICAPDAEESERMLQEITGHAEELLQLLELPYRVVAVCTGDMSQKTYKQYDIETWMPSRNAYGETHSSSNLHDFQARRSNIRCRDAQGKLAYCHTLNNTAVASPRILIPLLENHQQADGSIRIPAALQPYMGGAEYLVLAH